A stretch of Canis lupus baileyi chromosome 2, mCanLup2.hap1, whole genome shotgun sequence DNA encodes these proteins:
- the CTXND1 gene encoding cortexin domain-containing 1 protein, whose translation MEEPTPEPVYVDVDKGLTLACFVFLCLFLVVMIIRCAKVIMDPYSAIPTSTWEEQHLDD comes from the coding sequence ATGGAGGAGCCCACGCCCGAGCCCGTCTATGTCGACGTGGACAAAGGGCTGACCCTGGCCTGCTtcgtcttcctctgcctcttcctcgtGGTGATGATCATTCGCTGCGCCAAGGTCATCATGGACCCCTACAGCGCCATTCCCACGTCCACCTGGGAGGAGCAGCACCTGGATGACTGA